From the genome of Pseudobacteriovorax antillogorgiicola, one region includes:
- a CDS encoding aromatic amino acid lyase: protein MSAYLDIDDLGQADVCIESISHFSRDLPCNISKERLSHCLASYETLVRIAGQTDKPCYGLHTSYGHNVKDARNAGEFEFWQRDLLHYLQVGVGSPLPVPVVRLGLRLQAFKASRGVSGIHPETISDLLALSNEESLPLVPRYGSLGASGDLIPMAHALVPLFSHEIRGPRDVIGLVNTNAMMASWLVLQLQIVEQLWFRAAEITAINALVLDSPEEHFQGLGFEINSHLKGNCFAASQLAQALQNWRETLLIESKQTKVQSKYSIRCSPQILGNCYDLLEFAKCKAVSEALAVADNPIIPHDGDSPWHGGLFYASGLATGSDLAIDIVAKLCELLDRQVLLMMDGNETGLADNLWNGHDHLKGLHQLLSSLYQKVRTQTPRSIQASFSSESHNQDLVPAGMTMLVHLDELMALARDVFRGASFIALRGGVQKSGRAVPPALSLIQWQNWNLPEKGDLLSRFHHLTDS, encoded by the coding sequence ATGAGTGCTTATCTCGACATTGATGATCTTGGCCAAGCTGATGTTTGTATTGAATCTATCAGCCATTTTTCACGTGATCTCCCGTGCAATATAAGCAAGGAACGCTTATCTCATTGTTTGGCAAGTTACGAGACATTAGTCAGGATTGCAGGTCAGACTGATAAACCCTGTTATGGCTTGCACACGAGTTATGGCCACAATGTGAAAGATGCGAGGAACGCGGGAGAGTTTGAGTTCTGGCAACGTGATCTTCTTCATTACCTGCAAGTTGGTGTTGGTTCGCCTTTACCGGTTCCCGTTGTTCGACTTGGTCTTAGGCTTCAAGCTTTTAAAGCATCTCGTGGAGTATCCGGCATTCACCCTGAAACTATTAGTGATTTGCTTGCATTAAGCAATGAGGAGAGCCTTCCCCTGGTGCCACGATACGGCAGCCTGGGTGCGAGTGGTGATCTCATTCCGATGGCTCACGCTTTGGTACCGCTATTTTCCCATGAAATTCGCGGGCCTAGAGATGTTATTGGCCTAGTCAATACAAATGCTATGATGGCGTCTTGGTTGGTGCTCCAGCTACAAATTGTCGAGCAGCTCTGGTTTCGTGCTGCCGAGATTACAGCCATCAATGCTCTCGTCCTAGACAGCCCCGAGGAACACTTTCAAGGCCTTGGGTTCGAAATTAACTCTCACCTAAAGGGGAATTGCTTTGCCGCTTCTCAGCTCGCCCAGGCACTTCAGAATTGGCGAGAAACGCTACTGATTGAGTCCAAGCAAACAAAGGTTCAAAGCAAGTATTCCATCCGATGTAGCCCTCAAATTCTTGGTAATTGCTACGATCTTTTGGAATTTGCAAAGTGTAAAGCGGTTTCGGAAGCACTAGCGGTAGCGGACAACCCGATCATACCCCATGATGGTGATAGCCCTTGGCATGGAGGCCTATTCTATGCATCAGGTTTGGCAACAGGCTCTGACTTAGCTATCGATATTGTTGCCAAGCTCTGTGAGCTTTTAGATCGTCAGGTCCTTTTAATGATGGATGGCAACGAAACAGGCCTCGCCGATAATCTTTGGAATGGTCACGACCATCTAAAGGGCTTGCACCAACTTCTATCAAGTCTTTATCAAAAAGTTAGAACCCAAACTCCAAGGTCGATTCAAGCGAGTTTTTCTAGCGAAAGTCACAATCAGGATTTAGTCCCGGCGGGTATGACCATGCTTGTTCACCTTGATGAACTGATGGCTCTTGCGCGAGATGTCTTCCGTGGGGCTAGCTTTATAGCTCTGCGCGGAGGGGTTCAGAAGTCGGGTCGAGCAGTGCCTCCTGCATTGAGTTTAATCCAATGGCAGAATTGGAACCTCCCTGAGAAGGGTGACCTGTTAAGCCGCTTCCACCATCTCACGGATTCGTGA
- a CDS encoding PAS domain-containing protein — protein sequence MSSTLSKLQQVVSNEAPQGNTAPAPAGDADDLVASLEEQLNDFYSDQAFAAEHFPNQSMRSVLEWAVSAKEKLAQAKASGTVEDFSFVPGNVMSSLPQMDQATADGLDFGLVEVDDQGVIKIYNQYECQLAGIQPGTTIGKNFFTDVAPCTNNKLFLGRFKNGVQANSLEVAFNYTFTYKMRPTAVAIAMYREPASNRNFVFVKKR from the coding sequence ATGAGTTCAACCCTTTCGAAACTACAGCAGGTTGTTTCCAACGAGGCGCCGCAAGGCAATACTGCCCCTGCTCCAGCCGGTGATGCTGATGACCTAGTCGCTAGCCTAGAAGAACAGCTCAATGATTTTTACTCAGACCAGGCATTCGCAGCAGAGCACTTTCCAAATCAGTCCATGCGATCGGTTTTAGAGTGGGCTGTCAGTGCCAAGGAGAAGCTCGCTCAAGCAAAGGCAAGTGGAACTGTTGAAGACTTTTCCTTCGTACCAGGCAACGTGATGAGCAGTCTTCCACAGATGGATCAAGCCACAGCCGATGGCCTCGACTTTGGTCTTGTTGAAGTCGATGATCAGGGCGTTATCAAGATCTACAATCAATACGAATGCCAACTTGCTGGAATACAACCTGGCACAACTATCGGCAAGAACTTTTTCACCGATGTCGCTCCCTGCACCAATAACAAACTTTTCTTGGGACGTTTTAAAAATGGTGTTCAAGCAAACAGCCTAGAAGTGGCATTCAACTACACCTTCACCTATAAAATGAGACCGACTGCGGTCGCCATTGCCATGTACCGGGAGCCAGCTAGCAATCGTAACTTTGTGTTTGTTAAGAAGCGTTAG